The following nucleotide sequence is from Mucilaginibacter sp. cycad4.
GTCTTGAAAAGTAATCGACATTTTGGTTTGCGCGGGAAGCAAGCAGGTGCACTGAAAGATCCATGTGTAAATTAACAAGGATATAATTTAAGGTTTCTGCAATTTTTACCGGGATAAGTTTATGTTCCGGATGTTTGAATAACTGGGGAGTGAGGAATTTGGCGGTTAGCATCATCAGGATACCCTGAGTTTCCATGTACATTGAAGTGTTTTGCTGATTGTTAAGTTCCTGGTATTCTTTATAGTAAATATCCTTTTCATACACCTTGGGGTTGTCCGACCGGTTAATTCCCCTTCCCGGGTTAATTTGAAGCAATCGGTTAAACAGGTAAATATCCATTTCGGTGGCCTTTGTTTTTAACACAGCCCTGTTATTGGCAAAAAGTGAGCTGCCATCTGTCGAATCCTCAAAGAATTGTACAAAATACTGTCCGAGGTAATCCCTGCAGCCTAAATTACATAGAGTGAAACTTGGAATGATGTACAAATAGCCTGGTTCGAGCTTTAGTATGCTGGCTGCATCCGATATCTCACCTTCTCCATCATCGATATAATAAATTCGGTAGTAAGGACTAATCACATTCCTGTAATTCCATTTCGCGTTAAGTTTTACATAGTCAACGTTAAGGAGCGAGAAAGTGTGTTTTAAATTTCTTTTAATCATTTTGGATCACAAATATGCAAAATGCTTTGATATACTATAGTGTATATGAATACTTTAAATTCAATAAAGTCGGTTTTTTACAAAAAAAAGTCTATTTCAATCAAATTTTGAAATATGGTTTACCGTAGGTTTGAATGAACCAATATGACCGATTATAGCATGTTTAGCTTTTTTATGGTTTATCATCCATATAATTTTAGCTCCCTTGGATTTATATGTTCAAAATTCGATATTTACGAAAGCCATATCCGGAAAATCTTCCATTTGTTGCAATTAGCCTAATCTATTGATTGTATTTATAAATACCCCGATCTTTAAGCTATGAGATATAAATTATCCCTAAGCGTACTTACTTTATTGTTGATGCTTCGTGTTGTTTTTGCACAAAATGGCAAATACCAATTTTCACAGCTAAACAGAAGCAATGGCTTGTCCCACAACCAGGTTAACTGTATTTTTAAGGATTCCGAAGGTTTTATGTGGTTCGGCACTGCATCGGGCCTTAATCGTTACGATGGCTATACTTTTAAAATATTTAAACACGATGCTAATAATAAAAAGTCGCTTAATGATGATTTTGTAACCGGTATCTTTGAAGGACCCGGCAAAAAATTATGGGTATCAACACGCGGCGGATATTGTTTTTATGATCCCCAGACAGAACAGTTTGACAGTGATATGTCATTAATGACACGCTCGTTAAAACTTCCGGGATATCCTAACGTTTCTAAAATAATCCGAAGTGGTAAAGGCGAGTTTTGGCTTTTGTGCCCGGATTCTGGTTTGTACAGGCATAATGAAATATACAAAACAACCCGCCGGTATTATCATCACCGTTCAGGCGCGTCATTATATTCAAACTTCATCTCAGATATAACAAAGGATGCTACCGGTAATATTTGGTTAGTTTACCGTAACGGCATGGTTGAAAAGTTTGATGTCAAACAAAATAAAATTACTTATCGTACTGATATTTTTAATAAAGCTGTTAGTAATAAAGATGGATACTATGCCATTACTGTCGATAAGGATAACGATTTATGGTTTTATACACCTAATTTCTACGCCAATGCATATTATTATAGTCCTTCAACCGGCGCATTGAGGCTCATCGGTAAAGAATCTGCCGGGCCGAAATTAAAGTCCAACATCATCAGCAACATTATTCAGGCTGATGACGGGTTGGTATGGATAGGCACCGATCATGGCGGGATAAACGTGCTGGATAAAAAAACTTTTACAGTTAACTATTTATTGAACAGGGAGGACGATGCCAAATCGCTAAGCCAAAACAGTGTTATCCTTTATAAAGATGATTCGGGTATTATGTGGGCTGGTACGTTTAAAGAAGGAGTAAGCTATTATCATAAAAACATCATCCGGTTTCCATTGTACAGACACTTCGCGTCGGACCCCAAAAGTTTAGCCTTCGAAGATGCTAACAAGTTTGTTGAAGATAAAGACGGCAACCTGTGGATTGGCACAAACGGAGGTGGATTGATTTACCTTAACCGTAAAACCGGCAGTTTTAAGCAGAATAAGTATGAGGCTGGAAATGCAAACAGCCTCAGCAATGATATTATTGTGAGTTTATGCATTGACCATGACCAAAAATTATGGATAGGTACATATTTTGGCGGCCTGGATTGTTTTGACGGAAAAAAATTCACCCATTATAAACATGATGATAAGATAGCCGGCAGTATTGCTGATAACCGGGTGTGGAGTATTCTTGAAGATTCTTCGCACAGGTTGTGGATCGGCACATTTGCAGCCGGGCTCCAGATATTTGACAGGGAAAAAAAGAAATTTTCCCCTCCCTTTAAACAAACTGATATCAGGTGCCCTTATGTATCAGCGCTGTTTGAAGACCGCAAGGGCAATATATGGGTAGGAGGGTACTTTGGTATCGATGTGATTTTGAAAAATACAGGCAGGTTTGTGCATTACAGCATAAATAAAGATAATGCTAATAGTTTGATCAGTAATACGATCAACTGCATTAATCAGGATAGGCGCGGCCTGATCTGGATAGCGACACGCGATGGGTTGAGCATACTCAATCCCGAAACTAACAACTTCAAATCGTTAACAAAACAAAACGGCTTGCCAGATAATTCAATATTGGATATACTGGAGGATAGCAGGGGAAGAGTTTGGTTAAGTACTGCAAATGGCTTAAGCAGGGTAACACTTATCCCCGAAAAGGCCGGTTATGGTTTCAGGTTTGAAAATTTTGACGAAACGGATGGCCTGCAAGGCCGGGAATTCAACACGCATTCGGGACTCAAAACCACCAGGGGCGAATTGATATTTGGCGGGGGGCATGGGTTTAACATTTTTGACCCCCTGGCAATACATGCCAATATCAATAAACCTAAATTAACTTTTACTGATTTTTTGCTGTATAACAAAAGTATCCGGGCCAATGAAGAAGTTAACGGGCATGTTGTATTGTCAAAAGCTATTTCGGCAACCCATGAGCTGACGCTGACACACAGTGAAAACGTATTTACCATTGAGTTTGCCGCGCTTAATTTTTTTAACCCCAATAAAGTAAAACATCAGTATATGATGGAGGGGTTTGATAAGGATTGGCTTGACGCGGATAATGCTACGCGAAAAGCCACCTACACTAACCTTGACGGCGGCGATTATACTTTTAAAGTACGGGCGATTAGCCAGGAAGGAAGATGGGAGCCGGATTATATAGCATTAAAGATCAAAGTACTGCCCCCTTTCTGGAAATCGACGGTTGCCTATTTTGTTTACATATTGCTATTAGCAGCAATTCTCTTTTTGATGCGCCGGCGGGGGATTCAAAAAATAAGGAGGCAGTTTGAAATCGAAAAGGAGAAACGCGAGGCTAAATTGTTAATTGAAAATGAGCGGCAGGAGGCCAGGCGGATGCATGAGCTTGATATGATGAAAATTAAGTTTTTTACCAATATAAGCCATGAATTCAGGACCCCATTATCATTGATCATGGCACCTGTTGATAAGATTTTAAAGCAAACTGAGGCCGAAGAGCAGAGGAACCAGTTGCAATTAATTAACCGCAATGCCAAACGTTTACTAAATATGGTAAACCAGTTGCTCGATTTCAGGAAAATGGAGGTGCAGGAACTCAGGCTGCATGCACGGAGCGGGGATATTATCAATTTTATTAAGGAAATGGTGTATTCATTTTCGGATGTAGCTGAAAAAAAACACATCAGGCTGGTATTCGATTCGGAAATTCAAAACATGATCATCAACTTTGATCATGATAAAATTGAACGCATCATCTTCAACCTGCTTTCCAATGCATTTAAATTTACTCCCGATGGCGGGCATATAAGCGTTTTACTGGCGATACTTGAAAAGGCAACCGGAGGGCGGCAGCTTGAGATAAAGGTTATTGATACAGGTATTGGAATTCCGTTAGATAAACAGGACAGAATTTTTGAACGTTTTTTTCAGAACGACGTACCGGGCTCTATGGTTAACCAGGGCAGCGGCATAGGTTTGTCAATAACCAAGGAGTTTGTAAAGCTGCATAACGGGGAAATATCAGTAGAGAGCGAACCTGGGCAGGGCAGCTATTTTACGATACTTTTACCGGTTGATTTAGCTACAGAGGAAAAGGTATCCACTAATGAACCTGAATTACCGATTACTGCAATAGCCGAAAGCGCGGACTGGGTACAGGCGGGAGGCGGTAATATAATTAAGAAGCTTTCCGTTTTACTGGTTGAGGATAATGAGGATTTTCGTTTTTATTTGAAAGACAATTTAAATGATACTTTTAATATCATCGAGGCTGTTAATGGCAAAGAAGGATGGCAAAAAACCCTGGCCCTTCATCCTAACCTGGTAGTTAGCGATATCAGCATGCCTGAAATGAATGGCATAGATCTTTGCAGGAAAATACGTAACGATAAACGAACATCGCATATACCAGTTGTACTGCTTACCGCAGTTACAGATGAAGAACAGCAATTGCAGGGGCTTGAAACCGGCGCTAATGATTACCTGACCAAGCCTTTTAATTTCGAGATCCTGACCTCCAAATTGAAAAACATATTGGCTATGCAGCAAGATATGCGCAAAACTTATCAAAAGCAGCTTGATGTTAAGCCAACGGAAGTAGAAGCCGAATCACTTGATGAAGCATTTATTAAAAAAGCGGTACAACTGATCGAAAAAAACATTGACAACGCTGAATTCTCGGTAGAGGAATTGAGCAGCGAATTATGTGTAAGCCGTGTAACCCTATACAAAAGAGCACTCGCTTTAACAGGAAAGTCCCCGGTAGATCTGATCCGTACCATCCGCCTCAAACGGGCCGCACAGTTGCTTGAGAATTCACAGTTAACCATATCACAGATTTCCTATAAGGTTGGCTTTAAAAGCCAAAAATATTTTGTACGATGCTTCAAGGCCGAATTTAATTGCCTGCCGTCTGCATATGTCAGTAAGAGGAATAAATAGCTTTTTATAAGCCTTCAGCCGGTTTTACCGCAATCGCTTTTAAAATTTATCGCTTATGGCCTACCTAAACCTTTTCCAAAGGACAAGGACTTTAAGAAAAAGTGCTCCCTCTCCTTTGGGCACGGAGCATTAGTCTGCGCGCGAAATCGCATTTATTGTTTTTTTAAAACGATTTATCTGATTTTGCTATTGGTTTAATTGAATGCTTTTTGGCCCTTTTTGTTAAATTTAGTACAACATCTGTTTCAGTTATGACCGATTATTAGGTGTGAATTCGCTTTAACATATTGTAAATAAGCGCAGTATGTGGTTTTAACATTTGTGTCCCCATTTGTGAACAATCGATTGCACCCCGGCATTTAGATTAGCAGCTTAATTCAATGTTTCTTTATTGTAAAACGCAATCAAAGTTTGGCATTGCTTAAGCCAATTTTCAAACCTGTTTAATTTACTACGATGTTAAAACGTATACTTTGGTGTACTGCTACTATTTTTTCGATTGCTTCGCCGCTCAAGGCTGTTTATTGCAATAATCCTCAAAAGGCAATAAAGGATACAGCCGTTGTCAGGACAATTTATCCGTCATACAATATATCGCCCAAAGCTCCTGATAAAACGGGAATGGATAACACTGCCGTGCAACAGGCAGCAAACATCAAATTGGGCTGGAACATCGGTAACACAATGGAAGCACCCGGCGCCGAAACCGGCTGGGGCAACCCTTTAATCACTGAAGATTATATCAAACTGGTTAAGCGGAGCGGTTTTAACGCCATTCGTATCCCTTGTGCCTGGAATCAATATTCAGATAAAAAAACTGCCAAAATACAGGATGCCTGGTTAAACCGCGTAAAACAGGTAGTGCGATATTGTGTAAAAAATGATATGTATGTGTTGCTCAATATTCACTGGGATGGCGGCTGGCTTGAAAATAATGTTACCCAGGCAAAACAAGATTCGGTTAACGCTAAACAAAAGGCGTTTTGGGAACAAATTGCAACAGCCATGCGCGATTTTGACGAACATTTGATGTTTGCCAGTGCCAATGAGCCGGCTGCAGATAATGCCGCGGCAACAGCAATACTTTCTACCTATCATCAAACTTTTATTAACGCGGTTAGATCAACCGGGGGCAAAAATGCCTACCGTGTATTGGTACTGCAGGGTCCATCTACTAACATGGAAAAAACAAGTGATTTCATGACATCCCTACCAACTGATCAGATAGCGAACCGGCTAATGGTCGAGGTACATTATTATTCACCTTTCAACTTTTGTCTTATGGAAAAAGATGAACCATGGGGCCACATGTTTTATTATTGGGGGAGCGGGCACCACTCGTTGTTGGATACTTCAAGAAACCCTACCTATGGAGAAGAGGCTGAAGTTAAGAGTACCTTCCAACTCATGAAAGCAAAATTTGTTGATAAAGGAATCCCTGTTGTGATGGGAGAATATGGCGCCTACAGGCGTACTGCCCCAAAAGATCTGGCGGTACATAATGATGCTGTAGATTATTGGATAAAGTTTACAACCCAACAAGCTATAGCCAACGGCCTCAAGCCATTTTTTTGGGATATAGGCATTGCCCTGGACAGGCGAAATAATAAAGTACTTGATCAATGCACAATTAATGCCCTGGTAGGGGGTGCCAATTAAAAATTTCTGCAATGATGATAAATCCACTGATTATCATGTGTCTCCATTTTTAGTGTCTCATACCAAACCTTGTTTAAAAAAATGAAACCAACCTACTTTTTGTATTTTTTGATTTTAGTATTCGCTACTACAGGGAAAACTATAGCCCAATCCCCTGACATAGCTTCAAAACGGGAGCATTTGTCTATTGATAATGACTGGCGCTTTGCTTTGGGCCATGCATACGATGTTACGAAAGATTTTTATAACGGAACCGGCGGGTTCTCCTATTTGGCCAAAACAGGGTATGGCGATGGCGCCGCATCGGCAGAATTTGATGACAGGGGATGGCGTAAGATCGACCTTCCGCATGATTGGGCAGTTGAACAACCTTTTAGCCCGAAAGGCAGTTTCAGTCACGGATCGAAAGCCATTGGCCGTAACTTCCCCGAGGCAAGTGTGGGTTGGTACCGTAAAACCTTTGCAGTACCGGCTTCCGACCTTGGTAAACACATATCCATAGCGTTTGATGGCGTTTTCCGAAATAGTATAGTTTGGGTAAACGGGCACTATTTAGGCACCGAACCCAGCGGATATAATGGCTTTGAGTATAATATTTCCGAATACTTAAACTATGGTGGTAATAATGTCATAGCTGTACGGGCCGATGTAACCATGGAAGAAGGCTGGTTTTATGAAGGCGCGGGCATCTATCGCCATGTGTGGCTTAACAAAACAAACCAGTTGCATATTGTTCCCGACGGAACTTTTGTTACAACCATGATGAAAAACAATGTTGCCGATGTTGCGGTAACATCCACCATCACCAATGACGATAAAAAATCAAGGAACTATAATGTAACTCAAACTATTATTGACGATAATGGAAAAGCCCTTGCGACAAAAACAACCACCGGGATTACTTTAAAGCCTTTTGCATCGCAGGATATTAAAAATACATTGACGGTTAGCAACCCAAAACTTTGGTCGTTAGAAGCGCCCAACTTACACAAACTGATTACCACGGTTGAAGATAATGGAGCAGTAATTGACAGCTATATAACCACTTTTGGGATCCGTACCATCAGGTTTGATGCTAATGAAGGCTTCTTTCTGAATGGAAAGCACGTTAAAATACAGGGTACCAATAATCACCAGGACCATGCCGGCGTAGGCGCTGCTATGCCCGATGCTTTACAGGAATTCAGGATCAGGACTTTAAAAGGCATGGGCTGTAATGCCTACCGTTGTTCACACAATCCGCCAACGCCCGAATTACTTGACGCGTGCGACAGGTTAGGTATGCTGGTTATCGATGAAAACCGCTTAATGGGTGTGGCACCTACCCAATTAAATGATTTGAAAAGGATGATCCTGCGTGACCGTAACCACCCCAGCATCATCAGTTGGTCGATAGGGAATGAAGAATGGGGCATTGAAGGCAATATTACCGGCGCACGGATAGCCGCTACTATGCAAGCCTTTGCCAAGTCGGTCGATTCTACGCGTTATATTACTGCCGCTATAAGCGGCGGTATTGGCTCCGGGATCTCAACGGTGATAGATGTGTTAGGCTACAACTACGTTGCTACCAAAAACACCGATGAGCAACATAAAAAATACCCGAATCAATTTAGCTGGGGTACCGAGGAGGGTTCGACGGTTGCCTCAAGGGGAATTTATGAGGATGATATGAGCAAGCAACAGCTTGTAGCCTATGACAGAAAACAAAACGATTTTTTTTACAGCCTGGAACAAGGTTGGAAACACTATGCGGCACGTCCGTACCTGGCCGGTATGTTCATTTGGACCGGTTTTGATTACCGGGGAGAACCAACACCGTTTGGGTGGCCCTCAGTAGGATCATATTTTGGAATGGTTGATGCCTGTGGTTTTCCAAAGGACGATTACTACTATCTAAAGTCATGGTGGACTAACCAAACCGTAGTGCATCTGCTGCCGCATTGGAACTGGCATGGCAAGGAAGGACAGGAAATAAGGGTATGCGCGTATAGCAATTGTGACGAGGTAGAACTTTTTCTAAACAAAAAAAGCCTCGGCAAAAAAACTATGGAACTAAACGGGCACCTGGAATGGCAGGTAAAATATGAGCCCGGCACGCTTGAAGCTGTAGGTTATAAAAAAGGCATTAAAGTCGGCAATGACGTTGTTAAAACCACGCTTACGCCATATCAGGTTAAATTAACGGCCGAGCGTAAAGCGATTACGGCCAATAAAAAAGATATTGCCATAATTACCGTGCAGGCCGATGACAAAAACAACCTGCGTGTGCCGACTGCCCAAAACGAGGTTAGTTTTTCACTTACTGGTCCTGGTAAAATTATAGGTGTGGGCAACGGAGACCCAACTTCACTGGAAGCTGATCAATACCTGGAACGGATAGACCTTGTTCATATAGGGAAATTTAAGGAGAAGTTTGTTGACGATTTAAATGTAAAAGCTGAAGTTGCGGCGGATTATGACGATAGCAACTGGCAAAATGCTTTCAAAGACACACGCGACGATGCATTTGGCCGAAAGGTAAAAGCCGTAGTCTACAGGGCTGGTTTTACTGTACCTGCTGATGTGGCAACCGCAATGGTCACCTTATTTAGTAAAAACATTGGCAAAGTTCAAAATATCTACATCAATGGTAGGGAGGTAGGGCATGAAATCAAAGCGGGCGATGGAAACACTGAGTTTAAGCTGGATGCCTCATTACTACACCCCGGCAATAATACGATAGTTATTGTAGCTACCCCATTACTTAAAGCCAACATCTGGGCAGGCGTTAATACTGATCCCGGCCTGATCCAGTTGGTTTACCCTGCAGCGCAATATAAGCGAAAACTCTTTAGCGGCTACGCCCAGGTTATTGTCCAGTCAACCGGGCAGCCGGGCACCATAGTTTTAAAAGCAACCTCGCCGGAGTTAAAGCAGTCGGTTATTGAAATTACAGCTGCTGATAAATAATGTTAAACAAAAGATTTGAAGAAATAATGTTTATGAAATATATAATTACCTGTGTTATTACGCTTTTTTTGTTCGGCGGTGTATCTGCACAAAACAAAAATGAGGCGGCCATTAAATTAAAGATCAACCGCACCATCAAAAAGATGACACTTGAGGAGAAAATAGAAATGCTGCATGGCAACGCTTTATTTTCTTCGGCAGGTGTGCCCCGTTTAGGTATTCCTGAATTGACATGTGATGACGGGCCATTAGGCCTGCGCGAAGAAATTAAACGTTTTGATTGGGCGTCGGCTAACTGGACAACCGATTCGGCCACGTTTTTACCCAATGGTTCTGCAATAGCTGCCACCTGGAACCCTATAATGGCCAATAAATATGGCGTGGTAATAGGAGAGGAAGCGAATGCCCGTAAAAAAAATGTGATGCTTGCGCCGGCTTTTAATATCTGCAGGATGCCCCTTTGCGGCCGTACATATGAATATTATTCCGAAGATCCTTTTTTAAACAGCCAATTGGCCATTCAATCTGTAAAGGGGATTCAAAGTCAGCATGTAGCCGCCTGTATTAAACATTTTGCCGCCAATAACCAGGAGCTTAACCGCGATAGTGTAAACACGATAGTTGATGAAAGGGCCTTACAGGAAATCTATTTCCCTGCTTTTAAAGCCGCAGTTCAGCAGGGGAATGCTTATACCGTTATGTCGGCGTATAATAAGTTAAATGGTTATTGGTGCTCTGAAAATGGGTATTTATTAAACAAAATTTTAAAAGGTGATTGGGGATTTAAAGGCGTGGTTATGTCCGATTGGGCCGGTACGCATCATACTGTTGCTGCTGCAAACAATGGCCTTGATATTGAAATGGGATCAAGCGGGCCGTATGATCAATGGTATTTGGCTAAGCCCTTGCTTGCCGCTGTTAAAGCGGGCCAGGTTTCAGTAAAAACTATTGATGATAAAGTGGGCAGGATTTTATGGCTCATGTACCATACATCCATGAGTGCCAACCATCCAAAAGGATCTATAGCAACCCCGGAGCATGCTAAAGCCGCGTATGACATCGCTTCAGAATCTATCGTTCTGCTAAAAAACGATAAACAATTATTGCCTTTAAAAACAAATGGGATCAAACGCATCACTGTAATAGGGGATAATGCCGTACGTACATTCGCTTTGGGAGGATATGGCGCGGGTGTAAAGGCAAAACGGGAGGTTACAGCATTAGAGGGGATAAAATCAAGGTTCGGTAAAACTGCTGATATCAGTTTTGCTCAGGGTTACAGGGCAAATTACCAGGCAAATAAAACTGCTGAACAAAATGGCCACTACAATAAACCCGATCAGGACCTGATTAATGAAGCCGTAGCACTTGCTAAGAGCAGTGATGTTGCCATTTTATGCATCGGTTCAAACCGTGAATACGAAAGTGAAGCACATGATCGTAAAAGCCTGGAACTGCCTTTTGGAGAGCAGGCTTTGGTTAATGCAGTAAGTGCCGTTAATCCCAATACCGTTATTGTTGTAACGGCTGGTGCTCCATTTGACCTGAACGAAATCAAGAAATTAAATCACACCATTGTTTGGTCATGGTTTAACGGCTCAGAAGCTGGTAACGCGTTGGCCGATGTATTAAAGGGTACTATAAACCCATCCGGCAAACTGCCATTTACCTTTCCTGCTTCATTAAATGATTCACCAGCGTTTAATTTAAATACCTATCCGGGTAACAATCTTACAGCCGAATATAAAGAGGGAATATTGGTTGGTTATCGCTGGTATGACACAAAAAAAATAGAGCCGCTGTTTCCCTTTGGTTATGGACTTTCCTATACTGATTTTTCAATTAGCAAGCTTTCTACAGATAAGTCAAGTTATAAAAAAGACGAAACGATCAATGCGACGTTTACGATCAAAAATACAGGAGGAAGAAATGGTGCCGAAGTTGTGCAGCTGTATGTGAATGACCCGGTTTGTTCGGTACAGCGCCCTGAAAAAGAGCTCAAAGCTTTTAAAAAGATATTTTTAAAAGCTGGTGAAACTAAGACCATAGAAATGCAGGTAAAAGTTGCAGATCTGGCATTTTATGATGAAGCAAAAAAAGGCTGGAACACGGAAGCCGGCAAATACGTTGTTGAGTTAGGTAATTCATCCCGTAATATAATTCTTAAAACGAAAATTACAGTTAAATAACTGTGTTAAGCATACCACTTTTATGAAAAGAATAGCAATAGCCATCTTGCTTTTGGCTTACAATGTTGTAAGTTTTGCCCAGTCTCCGGGTGGCTCCGGGCGAAAACAGTTGTTTGATTATAATTGGAAATTTAATCTGGGTGATGATTCGTTGGCAAGGTTACGGGATTTTAATGATAATGCCTGGCGTAACCTTGACTTGCCGCATGATTGGAGCATTGAGGGAAGCGTACGCCTCAAAAACCCGACAGGAGGTGCCGGTGGTTATTTCCCGGCAGGCATTGGCTGGTACAGGAAAACATTCAGGGCCGCTCCTGAATGGAAGGGAAAAAGTGTTTCCATTTATTTTGAAGGCGTTTACATGAATTCGGAGGTGTTTATTAATGGCAAATCCCTTGGTATCCGGCCATATGGTTATTCTTCATTTAGGTATGATCTTTCGCCCTACCTGGATTTTAACAAAGAGAATGTGATAGCCGTACGTGTAGATAATTCACAGCAAATAAACAGCAGATGGTATAGTGGTTCCGGGATCTACCGCCATGTTTGGATAGATGTGACCAATCCTTTACACGTAGCCAATTGGGGAGTAGCCATTACAACACCCGAAGTCTCTTCAAAACAGGCTTCGGTACAGGTTAAGGCTATGATAAAAAATGAAACCGACTTTCCGCAGCGCATCGCTGTCAACACCCGGTTGCTATCCGGAAGTTTTAAAGATGCGGGAAATAACACCACAAAGTTAGCGTTACCGGCCCACAGCGAAAAAGAGGTTACACAAACTATAAAAGTATCAAAGCCCTTGCTATGGACACCTGAAAACCCCAACTTATACCGGGCTCAGATCCAGGTATTAAAGGGCAATGATCTTGTAGATGAGACAAAAAACACATTTGGTATCCGCTCTTTAAAGTTTACAGTTGAGCATGGTTTCCAGCTTAACGGTAAAACTATCAAGATAAGCGGCGGATGTGTTCATCACGATAATGGCTGCCTGGGCGCCGCGGCTTTTGACCGGGCCGAGGAGCGTAAGGTTGAGTTATTAAAAGCCGCAGGTTTCAACGCTGTGCGAACTTCTCATAATCCGCCTTCTGAGGCTTTTTTGGATGCTTGCGACAGATTAGGTTTATTGGTTGTTGATGAGGCTTTTGATGGCTGGAAAGTTGGTAAAAATAAGTACGATTATTCTGTATATTTTGATCAATGCTCGAAACGTGACCTGGAAACAATGGTGCTGCGCGACAGGAACCATCCCTCAATCTTTATGTGGAGTATTGGTAATGAGGTTGTTGAAAGGAATAAACCTGAAGCTGTTGTAACTGCTAAAATGCTTGCAGGCATTGTTAAAGGTATAGATAGCACACGGCCGGTAACATCGGCAATTGTAAAGTGGGGCAACGACTGGGAATCTTTAGATCCGCTTATGGCAGCTCATGACGTTTGCGGCTATAATTACCAACTGCAAGGTGCGCCTGCTGATCATAAAAGGGTTCCTTCACGTGTTATTTTTCAGACAGAATCATACCCGCGGGATGCTTTTGCCAATTGGAAGTTGGTACAGAATAATAATTATATTATTGGAGATTTTGTATGGACAGCGATAG
It contains:
- a CDS encoding glycoside hydrolase family 3 C-terminal domain-containing protein, which gives rise to MKYIITCVITLFLFGGVSAQNKNEAAIKLKINRTIKKMTLEEKIEMLHGNALFSSAGVPRLGIPELTCDDGPLGLREEIKRFDWASANWTTDSATFLPNGSAIAATWNPIMANKYGVVIGEEANARKKNVMLAPAFNICRMPLCGRTYEYYSEDPFLNSQLAIQSVKGIQSQHVAACIKHFAANNQELNRDSVNTIVDERALQEIYFPAFKAAVQQGNAYTVMSAYNKLNGYWCSENGYLLNKILKGDWGFKGVVMSDWAGTHHTVAAANNGLDIEMGSSGPYDQWYLAKPLLAAVKAGQVSVKTIDDKVGRILWLMYHTSMSANHPKGSIATPEHAKAAYDIASESIVLLKNDKQLLPLKTNGIKRITVIGDNAVRTFALGGYGAGVKAKREVTALEGIKSRFGKTADISFAQGYRANYQANKTAEQNGHYNKPDQDLINEAVALAKSSDVAILCIGSNREYESEAHDRKSLELPFGEQALVNAVSAVNPNTVIVVTAGAPFDLNEIKKLNHTIVWSWFNGSEAGNALADVLKGTINPSGKLPFTFPASLNDSPAFNLNTYPGNNLTAEYKEGILVGYRWYDTKKIEPLFPFGYGLSYTDFSISKLSTDKSSYKKDETINATFTIKNTGGRNGAEVVQLYVNDPVCSVQRPEKELKAFKKIFLKAGETKTIEMQVKVADLAFYDEAKKGWNTEAGKYVVELGNSSRNIILKTKITVK
- the galA gene encoding beta-galactosidase GalA, encoding MKPTYFLYFLILVFATTGKTIAQSPDIASKREHLSIDNDWRFALGHAYDVTKDFYNGTGGFSYLAKTGYGDGAASAEFDDRGWRKIDLPHDWAVEQPFSPKGSFSHGSKAIGRNFPEASVGWYRKTFAVPASDLGKHISIAFDGVFRNSIVWVNGHYLGTEPSGYNGFEYNISEYLNYGGNNVIAVRADVTMEEGWFYEGAGIYRHVWLNKTNQLHIVPDGTFVTTMMKNNVADVAVTSTITNDDKKSRNYNVTQTIIDDNGKALATKTTTGITLKPFASQDIKNTLTVSNPKLWSLEAPNLHKLITTVEDNGAVIDSYITTFGIRTIRFDANEGFFLNGKHVKIQGTNNHQDHAGVGAAMPDALQEFRIRTLKGMGCNAYRCSHNPPTPELLDACDRLGMLVIDENRLMGVAPTQLNDLKRMILRDRNHPSIISWSIGNEEWGIEGNITGARIAATMQAFAKSVDSTRYITAAISGGIGSGISTVIDVLGYNYVATKNTDEQHKKYPNQFSWGTEEGSTVASRGIYEDDMSKQQLVAYDRKQNDFFYSLEQGWKHYAARPYLAGMFIWTGFDYRGEPTPFGWPSVGSYFGMVDACGFPKDDYYYLKSWWTNQTVVHLLPHWNWHGKEGQEIRVCAYSNCDEVELFLNKKSLGKKTMELNGHLEWQVKYEPGTLEAVGYKKGIKVGNDVVKTTLTPYQVKLTAERKAITANKKDIAIITVQADDKNNLRVPTAQNEVSFSLTGPGKIIGVGNGDPTSLEADQYLERIDLVHIGKFKEKFVDDLNVKAEVAADYDDSNWQNAFKDTRDDAFGRKVKAVVYRAGFTVPADVATAMVTLFSKNIGKVQNIYINGREVGHEIKAGDGNTEFKLDASLLHPGNNTIVIVATPLLKANIWAGVNTDPGLIQLVYPAAQYKRKLFSGYAQVIVQSTGQPGTIVLKATSPELKQSVIEITAADK